Proteins from a single region of Fischerella sp. PCC 9605:
- a CDS encoding PstS family phosphate ABC transporter substrate-binding protein codes for MSWTEKKLALVLGILVLATSCTAQSNTSTQTPQSQKATEVSSSQTVATVTVDGSSTVYPITLAIAKEFQADSKNKAHLKVGISGTGGGFEKFCAGKTDINNASRPILTAEMQTCNKNSVRFMEFPVAFDALTIAINPQNNWAKDITIAELKKIWEPGAQNKITRWQQVRASWPNRPIKLYGPGKKSGTFDYFTEAVVGKSGASRTDYTASEDDKVLVDGISKDPNALGYFGFAYYEENQNKLKALAVNSGKGPVLPSRQTVEKAQYQPLSRPLFIYVNARSVQNKPEMKDFVDFYIHKAPTTVSSVGYVPLSEEAYHLDEVHFNRGKVGTVFEGEAPVNLTIGELLRKQTKF; via the coding sequence ATGAGTTGGACAGAAAAGAAATTGGCTCTCGTGCTTGGGATATTGGTTTTGGCAACAAGTTGCACAGCACAATCCAACACATCTACCCAAACTCCCCAATCGCAAAAAGCGACTGAAGTTAGCAGTTCACAAACGGTTGCAACGGTAACAGTAGACGGTTCTAGTACCGTATATCCAATAACTTTGGCGATCGCAAAAGAGTTTCAAGCAGACTCCAAAAATAAAGCGCACCTTAAAGTTGGCATTTCCGGTACTGGCGGTGGCTTTGAAAAATTCTGTGCTGGAAAAACAGACATAAATAACGCCTCCCGACCTATTTTGACCGCAGAGATGCAAACTTGTAACAAAAATAGCGTCAGATTTATGGAGTTTCCAGTTGCATTTGATGCTCTGACCATAGCCATTAATCCACAAAACAACTGGGCAAAAGACATCACTATAGCAGAATTGAAAAAGATTTGGGAACCTGGGGCACAAAACAAAATTACCCGTTGGCAGCAAGTACGTGCATCTTGGCCAAATCGCCCAATCAAGTTGTATGGTCCTGGAAAAAAGTCTGGTACATTTGACTATTTCACAGAGGCAGTAGTTGGTAAATCTGGAGCTAGCCGGACTGACTACACAGCTAGTGAAGATGACAAAGTTTTGGTAGATGGTATTAGCAAAGACCCAAATGCATTAGGTTATTTTGGCTTTGCTTATTACGAAGAAAACCAAAACAAGTTAAAAGCACTAGCTGTTAATAGCGGCAAAGGACCTGTATTACCATCACGTCAAACAGTGGAGAAAGCTCAATATCAGCCTCTTTCTCGACCATTGTTTATCTATGTGAATGCTCGCTCAGTCCAAAATAAACCAGAGATGAAAGACTTTGTGGATTTCTACATTCACAAAGCACCGACAACAGTGAGTTCTGTAGGGTATGTACCTCTATCGGAAGAAGCTTATCACCTTGATGAAGTTCATTTTAACAGGGGTAAGGTGGGAACAGTTTTTGAAGGAGAAGCACCCGTGAATTTGACAATTGGAGAGTTGCTAAGAAAACAAACCAAGTTTTAG
- a CDS encoding DNA phosphorothioation-associated putative methyltransferase, with protein MSDKSYLAAPTRKYLSATAKIMLKRQLLNIDETHLDYGCGKGGDVERLTAAGYKSTGYDPYYFPNSAIAPADVVTMSYVLNVIADPLERREALRRAWSFTKKRLIVSANVRGAGNSPEQITKWGTFAKYYSHVELKAYIESVLGFEAERLEKDKFLIRRDGRQFTPLHYDEVLAKSEAIASFGWIAPLHTIIKRYRSGSSFHYHYRLLCKYRHLPGEKKVMHIRGGLNSEDMQWAIASLQRRNKILQMKFHCIEQKFLHEFSGCKDFSFLEESIKIYN; from the coding sequence ATGAGTGATAAATCATACTTAGCAGCCCCAACTAGAAAATACTTATCGGCTACGGCCAAAATTATGCTCAAGCGCCAGCTGTTAAATATAGACGAGACACACCTAGATTATGGGTGTGGTAAGGGTGGAGACGTTGAGCGACTCACAGCGGCGGGTTACAAATCAACCGGCTACGATCCTTACTATTTTCCCAACAGTGCGATCGCTCCTGCTGATGTCGTCACCATGAGCTATGTTTTAAACGTGATTGCTGACCCTCTTGAACGTCGTGAGGCACTTCGCCGCGCCTGGAGCTTTACGAAAAAACGTCTAATTGTCTCAGCAAATGTTCGCGGTGCTGGCAATTCACCCGAGCAAATTACCAAGTGGGGAACCTTCGCTAAATACTACAGCCACGTTGAATTAAAAGCTTATATCGAGAGTGTATTAGGATTTGAGGCTGAGCGGTTAGAAAAAGACAAATTCCTCATCCGCCGCGATGGTCGGCAGTTTACACCGCTGCACTATGACGAAGTTTTAGCCAAAAGTGAGGCGATCGCAAGCTTTGGTTGGATTGCTCCACTACATACCATTATCAAAAGATATCGTAGTGGCTCCAGCTTCCATTACCATTACCGCTTGCTGTGCAAGTATCGCCATCTGCCAGGTGAAAAAAAGGTGATGCATATTCGCGGCGGACTAAATTCTGAAGATATGCAGTGGGCGATCGCATCATTGCAGCGGCGAAATAAAATCCTACAGATGAAATTTCACTGCATTGAGCAAAAATTTTTACATGAATTCTCAGGATGTAAAGACTTTAGTTTCTTAGAGGAAAGCATCAAAATTTACAACTGA
- a CDS encoding single-stranded DNA-binding protein, with amino-acid sequence MTPEQTHTWLQIQQRQMLALEKMAVSLERMTAALDRLSPRTAPNYQFPLEQFKSFDWSAIGATVERKDQYGAAIVSWGGQQFTRRSPANKYEPAVWFSRCVGKGDDGNNLYERLVTFKPLSKSEVEPVPEKVSRLMGTQ; translated from the coding sequence ATGACTCCAGAACAAACCCACACTTGGCTACAGATACAGCAACGGCAAATGCTAGCACTTGAGAAAATGGCTGTTTCGCTGGAGAGGATGACGGCGGCACTCGATAGACTTTCCCCCAGAACTGCACCAAACTATCAGTTTCCTTTGGAGCAGTTTAAAAGCTTCGACTGGTCGGCAATTGGGGCAACGGTAGAACGCAAAGACCAATACGGCGCGGCGATTGTTTCATGGGGAGGACAGCAATTTACCAGGCGATCGCCGGCGAATAAGTATGAGCCTGCTGTCTGGTTCTCTCGTTGCGTTGGTAAAGGGGACGATGGTAACAACCTCTACGAGCGGCTGGTAACTTTTAAACCACTGTCAAAGTCTGAGGTCGAGCCAGTACCGGAGAAAGTCAGCCGACTGATGGGCACTCAATAA
- a CDS encoding endonuclease/exonuclease/phosphatase family protein, protein MDIEGAAIPLTTFSRPVLSAQLALSDTLQCTVFVVHLKSKRPIYPEGVDRDDPVEKAQAQARALIRRAAEATAVRTILMDTLRHQNNPVIVMGDLNDSALAVTTQIVCGEPAWEKLKLEKKKEIWDVLLYSVKDIQARQSYGDFYYTHIHNGHYESLDHILVSEEFVAQNPRRIGQVTYVSVLNDHLIDETLSDDQVDIWKSDHGQVVACFKLES, encoded by the coding sequence TTGGATATAGAAGGAGCAGCCATTCCCCTCACTACTTTTTCTCGACCTGTGCTATCAGCACAGCTAGCCTTAAGCGATACGTTACAATGTACGGTCTTTGTCGTTCATCTTAAGTCTAAGCGACCCATTTACCCAGAAGGAGTCGACCGCGACGATCCAGTAGAAAAAGCTCAAGCACAAGCACGGGCTTTAATTCGTAGAGCCGCCGAAGCAACTGCTGTGCGAACAATCCTCATGGATACGCTGCGACACCAAAATAACCCCGTTATTGTTATGGGAGATTTGAATGATAGTGCTCTGGCGGTAACGACTCAAATTGTCTGTGGTGAACCAGCTTGGGAAAAGCTCAAGCTTGAGAAAAAGAAGGAAATCTGGGATGTACTCCTCTATAGTGTTAAGGATATTCAGGCGCGTCAGAGCTACGGCGACTTTTACTATACCCATATTCACAACGGTCATTATGAGAGTCTCGATCACATTCTTGTCAGTGAAGAATTTGTAGCACAGAACCCTCGTCGTATTGGTCAAGTAACTTACGTTTCGGTGCTCAACGACCATCTCATTGATGAAACCTTAAGTGACGATCAAGTTGACATATGGAAATCTGACCACGGGCAAGTCGTTGCTTGTTTCAAACTTGAAAGTTGA
- a CDS encoding type II toxin-antitoxin system Phd/YefM family antitoxin, with the protein MNISRDIDSLSNFKRNTLKFIEQMKDTKEPVVLTINGKAELVVQDAEAYQALLDRIEYLETVEAIKQGLQDVKDGKTVALEDFAEAMRKKHDIQG; encoded by the coding sequence ATGAATATTAGCCGTGATATTGATTCCCTTTCCAACTTCAAACGCAATACGCTTAAGTTCATTGAGCAGATGAAGGATACAAAGGAACCTGTAGTGTTAACGATTAATGGCAAGGCAGAACTTGTCGTGCAGGACGCAGAAGCGTACCAAGCTCTTCTTGACCGGATTGAGTATCTGGAAACCGTTGAAGCCATAAAGCAGGGCTTGCAGGACGTAAAAGACGGAAAGACCGTGGCTTTAGAGGACTTTGCAGAGGCAATGCGAAAGAAACATGACATTCAAGGTTGA
- a CDS encoding AIPR family protein → MPKIYKLKVDNHTELISTPKTKYIVGIAQVANFPCDLPLSANVREPNPNSSICKQILDSLFVAPEKFVEKHNGIIISAHKVTEVAKGELEIEILEESEEYSHYGIANGGNSVAMFSKAQAYKYNLEKARVKVTIHVGLTEKEVRDIALAANTNAPVDASSRINTRGDYDFIKTYIAQLESKEKRKFRIRYYQNQSGIPKNAHCSIGHILKLINCLDCNRYNGDSDKRRGKHPTSLKTPTEINETEKERINRLLHLLTSALWIEQRLYTIIDEYLRNPRRKGVNNLASIDTKKNTLLPDSKYSFGFGAPGDLALPVVAAFRVFLDKEYQWIMPFEEFSEGLIKHLWEKHFCEYLKKEHVAGKSLGVEINRNQEIWENLYTCASLYLNNLYRKIINSKSNVNGKSKPKLVLTS, encoded by the coding sequence ATGCCCAAAATCTACAAACTCAAGGTAGATAACCATACCGAACTTATAAGCACGCCAAAAACTAAATATATAGTAGGTATAGCACAGGTTGCAAATTTCCCATGTGACTTACCACTATCAGCTAACGTCAGAGAACCCAACCCAAATAGTTCGATTTGCAAGCAAATCCTTGATAGTCTATTCGTAGCGCCAGAGAAGTTTGTAGAGAAACACAATGGCATAATTATATCCGCACACAAAGTAACAGAAGTAGCCAAAGGCGAGTTAGAAATCGAAATTCTAGAGGAGTCTGAGGAATACAGCCACTACGGCATAGCCAACGGTGGTAATAGTGTAGCGATGTTTAGCAAAGCTCAAGCCTATAAGTACAATCTAGAAAAAGCCAGAGTCAAAGTTACAATCCACGTCGGCTTAACCGAAAAAGAAGTAAGAGATATTGCCCTCGCCGCCAATACCAACGCCCCAGTCGATGCGAGTTCGCGCATCAACACTCGCGGCGATTATGATTTCATCAAGACATATATAGCCCAGTTAGAATCAAAAGAAAAAAGAAAATTTCGCATCCGCTACTACCAAAACCAAAGCGGAATACCAAAAAATGCTCATTGCTCAATAGGTCACATCCTCAAGCTGATCAACTGTTTAGACTGCAACCGCTACAACGGAGATAGTGACAAAAGGCGAGGAAAACACCCAACCAGTTTAAAAACACCTACTGAGATCAACGAAACAGAAAAAGAAAGGATTAACCGCCTGTTACACCTACTAACATCTGCCCTGTGGATTGAACAACGCCTTTACACAATCATTGACGAATACCTGAGAAACCCCCGCCGCAAAGGGGTAAACAATTTAGCCAGCATTGACACCAAAAAGAATACTCTTCTGCCTGACAGTAAATACTCCTTTGGATTTGGTGCGCCTGGAGATTTAGCCCTACCAGTAGTAGCTGCATTTAGGGTATTCCTAGACAAGGAATATCAATGGATTATGCCCTTTGAGGAATTTTCAGAAGGGCTAATCAAACACCTCTGGGAGAAACACTTCTGCGAATATCTAAAAAAGGAACATGTTGCTGGCAAGTCTTTAGGAGTTGAAATCAACCGCAATCAAGAAATTTGGGAAAATCTATACACCTGTGCGTCGCTCTACCTGAACAATTTGTATAGAAAAATTATTAATTCTAAGTCTAATGTAAACGGTAAATCAAAACCAAAACTAGTATTGACATCATGA
- a CDS encoding siphovirus Gp157 family protein, whose amino-acid sequence MTQEIEKEINQLTLKELSLDAAKLWSQIEEATQSEEEGLVEQLVQNLIAVQDGIETKIDAIAWVVDQLNLDLEVWEERKARVVELHDQIIKRRKTQLSQIKQGLIHLHTVGLINDKSIGKTREIEIRDNPPKVAKLLIEVDDEDFPSEFRNIKYLANNQAILDAYKTGKDVSNIAEITIGKQVRFQVKSGRKNVNKQTTT is encoded by the coding sequence ATGACTCAAGAAATCGAAAAAGAAATCAACCAGCTTACTCTCAAAGAACTCTCCCTCGATGCTGCTAAACTGTGGTCTCAAATTGAAGAGGCTACACAGTCAGAAGAAGAGGGGTTAGTCGAACAACTCGTACAAAACCTCATAGCTGTCCAAGATGGTATCGAAACTAAGATTGACGCTATAGCCTGGGTAGTTGACCAGCTAAATCTTGATCTAGAGGTATGGGAAGAAAGGAAAGCACGGGTAGTAGAACTCCACGACCAGATAATCAAGCGCCGGAAAACCCAGTTATCGCAAATTAAGCAAGGATTAATTCACCTCCATACAGTAGGATTAATTAATGATAAAAGTATAGGTAAAACAAGGGAGATTGAAATCAGAGACAATCCGCCCAAAGTAGCTAAATTATTAATAGAGGTAGACGATGAAGATTTCCCTTCGGAGTTTAGAAATATTAAGTATCTAGCTAATAATCAAGCAATATTAGATGCTTACAAAACTGGTAAAGATGTTAGCAATATTGCTGAGATAACTATCGGAAAGCAGGTAAGATTTCAAGTCAAATCAGGTAGAAAAAATGTAAATAAACAAACCACAACTTAA
- a CDS encoding endonuclease, translating into MAITYQLIQETTARYKQRQQERQEHLSELKAGNLLNVDTPERVKKRLQRIANHPLAVTMIAEESQPEVVGVKILSPENFNRLVQERILGQNDLMSVSYLEYGLSVSRSIGRILIRNNSNRLVGYGTGFMVSPQLLLTNNHVLSDARQASFSLIEFNYQSSVGGQMLQSYTYELDPATFFVTDKPLDFSLVAVKDSSSGQPPLGSFGWNRLIEEEGKVILGEYVNIIQHPSGQPKQLALRENRLVDLFDNFLHYQTDTAPGSSGSPVFNDQWEVVGLHHSGVPRTDEQGNILAIDGQVWTPDMGEDRIAWEANEGIRISRIVKHIKQQNFSSTQRRLRDEMFNLLPLSPEAIKEERPQSIAKSANPASDGSVTWTIPLQISVRLGELTMLPTPAPQPDNLSSKAPDGSNQDDTQWDIESEPELAKELQLLERVRRGTIPYYDEASDRTERDNYYGNLINRVSSLNSLELFKQLKDLLRTTHRQQLTYKPRVHLYPWVDLQPDLKIRSVYSRLEFEPEQIIREDLQIEQERTARLQELMRSESFNSTVQLGEQLDLLESELPYNCEHVVPQSWFQKKEPMRGDLHHLFACEVVCNSFRSNTPFYDFPDFEEAMRTNCGKSEGNRFEPGNGKGEVARATLYFLVRYPEQIDNISNEYEAQRLETLLKWHQDFPVTKHEKHRNMAIYKKQGNRNPLIDFPQWADQIDFRLGLG; encoded by the coding sequence ATGGCTATTACCTATCAGTTAATCCAAGAAACCACAGCACGGTACAAACAGCGTCAACAGGAGCGTCAAGAGCACTTAAGTGAGCTAAAAGCTGGGAATTTACTCAATGTAGATACTCCAGAGCGAGTTAAAAAGAGACTCCAACGAATTGCCAATCATCCTCTGGCTGTCACAATGATCGCTGAGGAAAGCCAACCTGAAGTTGTTGGGGTTAAAATTCTATCCCCAGAAAATTTCAATCGTCTTGTCCAGGAACGCATTCTCGGTCAAAACGACTTAATGAGTGTGAGTTACCTAGAATATGGGTTGAGTGTTTCCCGTTCCATTGGTCGCATTCTCATCCGTAACAATAGCAACCGCCTCGTCGGTTATGGCACAGGCTTCATGGTTTCTCCTCAACTCCTGCTGACCAACAACCATGTCCTGTCAGATGCCCGGCAAGCAAGTTTCAGCCTTATAGAATTCAATTACCAAAGCAGTGTAGGAGGGCAAATGCTCCAGTCTTACACCTATGAACTCGATCCTGCTACCTTCTTTGTTACCGACAAACCTCTTGATTTTAGTTTAGTCGCAGTTAAAGATAGTTCGAGTGGACAACCTCCTCTAGGGAGTTTTGGCTGGAACCGCTTGATTGAAGAAGAGGGCAAGGTCATTTTAGGAGAATATGTCAACATCATCCAACACCCATCTGGGCAGCCAAAGCAACTGGCACTGAGGGAAAATCGGCTAGTCGATCTGTTCGATAATTTCCTTCACTACCAGACGGATACAGCGCCTGGGTCTTCCGGATCTCCTGTTTTCAACGATCAGTGGGAAGTTGTTGGACTACACCACTCAGGTGTTCCCCGAACAGATGAGCAGGGCAATATCCTAGCAATTGACGGCCAAGTGTGGACTCCTGATATGGGAGAAGATAGAATTGCCTGGGAAGCAAACGAAGGCATTCGCATCAGCCGCATTGTCAAGCATATCAAGCAGCAAAATTTCTCTTCAACACAGCGCCGCCTGCGAGATGAAATGTTTAATTTGCTACCACTTTCCCCAGAAGCAATTAAGGAGGAAAGACCTCAAAGCATTGCCAAATCCGCCAACCCTGCTAGTGATGGCAGCGTTACTTGGACAATTCCGCTTCAGATAAGCGTGCGTTTGGGAGAATTAACTATGCTCCCTACTCCTGCGCCTCAACCAGACAACCTGTCATCTAAAGCTCCTGATGGCAGCAACCAAGATGATACCCAGTGGGATATTGAAAGTGAGCCTGAACTGGCTAAAGAACTACAACTTCTAGAACGAGTCCGTCGAGGGACAATTCCCTACTACGATGAAGCCAGCGATCGCACTGAGCGAGACAATTATTATGGCAATTTAATAAATAGAGTTTCATCACTCAACTCACTGGAGTTGTTCAAGCAATTGAAGGATTTACTCCGCACTACTCATAGGCAGCAATTAACTTATAAACCGCGAGTTCATCTCTACCCTTGGGTAGATTTACAGCCCGATCTGAAGATTCGTAGCGTCTACTCACGCTTAGAATTCGAGCCTGAGCAGATTATTCGGGAAGATTTACAAATTGAGCAAGAGCGAACTGCTCGGTTACAGGAGTTAATGCGCTCTGAATCCTTCAACAGTACTGTTCAACTAGGCGAGCAGCTTGATCTGCTCGAATCAGAATTGCCTTACAACTGCGAACACGTCGTGCCTCAATCTTGGTTTCAAAAGAAAGAACCAATGCGGGGAGACCTGCACCACTTATTTGCCTGCGAGGTTGTGTGTAACAGTTTTCGGAGCAACACCCCTTTCTACGACTTTCCGGACTTTGAAGAAGCAATGCGTACTAACTGTGGCAAGTCTGAAGGGAATAGATTTGAGCCGGGCAATGGTAAGGGAGAGGTAGCACGAGCAACTCTTTACTTCTTAGTGCGCTATCCGGAGCAAATTGACAATATCAGTAATGAGTACGAAGCCCAACGCCTGGAAACTTTGCTGAAGTGGCATCAAGATTTCCCCGTCACTAAACACGAAAAACATCGAAATATGGCTATTTATAAAAAGCAGGGCAATCGCAATCCTCTGATCGACTTCCCACAATGGGCAGATCAAATTGACTTCCGCTTGGGTCTTGGATAG
- a CDS encoding type II toxin-antitoxin system RelE/ParE family toxin codes for MTFKVELSVLATQHIEETYLWIQQTNPSAADKWFNGVMTALNSLKDSPRRCSKIPEQDEFTQEIRHLIYRKKYRIIFTVQDATETVYILAVRHTSREPLEGKDLEEIL; via the coding sequence ATGACATTCAAGGTTGAACTTTCTGTCCTTGCCACCCAGCATATCGAGGAAACCTATCTGTGGATACAACAGACAAACCCCAGTGCCGCCGATAAGTGGTTTAATGGCGTTATGACAGCCCTTAATTCCCTCAAGGATTCTCCCCGGCGGTGTTCCAAGATACCGGAACAGGACGAGTTTACCCAGGAAATCCGTCATCTCATTTACCGGAAAAAATATCGGATTATTTTTACTGTCCAGGATGCAACAGAAACAGTTTACATCCTGGCTGTCCGGCACACATCACGAGAACCTTTGGAAGGTAAAGATTTAGAAGAAATCCTATAA
- a CDS encoding CopG family ribbon-helix-helix protein encodes MSKENITFRLDSEKRALLDKIAAGLDRDRTYILNEAVDIYLDLYQWQVAEIEAGIKEADAGDFATDEEVNTVFAKLTNAD; translated from the coding sequence ATGAGTAAAGAAAATATTACCTTCCGCCTTGATAGCGAAAAGCGGGCATTGTTGGACAAAATAGCTGCTGGACTTGACCGGGATAGAACTTATATCCTCAATGAAGCAGTTGATATATATCTTGATTTGTATCAGTGGCAGGTAGCAGAGATTGAGGCAGGAATCAAAGAGGCTGATGCTGGCGACTTTGCAACAGACGAAGAAGTGAATACTGTTTTTGCAAAGTTAACCAATGCAGATTAA